Proteins encoded by one window of Pecten maximus chromosome 15, xPecMax1.1, whole genome shotgun sequence:
- the LOC117343363 gene encoding involucrin-like, whose translation MPKASRELFNHNTSILTLPLELLSVARQRIVEEHKLHRIVEEQKLHRIVEEHKLHRIVEEHKLHRIVEEHKLHRIVEEHKLHRIVEKHKLHRIVEEHKLHRIVEEHKLQRIVEEQKLHRIVEEQKLQRIVEEQKLHRIVEEQKLHRIVEEHKLHRIVEEHKLHRIVEEHKLHGMINFQKKID comes from the exons aTGCCTAAGGCCTCCCGTGAgctgttca ACCACAACACGTCCATTCTGACCTTGCCTTTAGAACTGTTATCAGTGGCCAGACAGCG GATCGTAGAGGAACACAAATTACACAGGATCGTAGAGGAACAGAAATTACACAGGATCGTAGAGGAACACAAATTACACAGGATCGTAGAGGAACACAAATTACACAGGATCGTAGAGGAACACAAATTACACAGGATCGTAGAGGAACACAAATTACACAGGATCGTAGAGAAACACAAATTACACAGGATCGTAGAGGAACACAAATTACACAGGATCGTAGAGGAACACAAATTACAGAGAATCGTAGAGGAACAGAAATTACACAGGATCGTAGAGGAGCAGAAATTACAGAGAATCGTAGAGGAGCAGAAATTACACAGGATCGTAGAGGAGCAGAAATTACACAGGATCGTAGAGGAACACAAATTACACAGGATCGTAGAGGAACACAAATTACATAGGATCGTAGAGGAACACAAATTACACGGGATGATAAATTTTCAAAAGAAGATTGACTAG
- the LOC117343855 gene encoding uncharacterized protein LOC117343855, with amino-acid sequence MTSPPSWRTGNTPPKSSGTSSAGKSSSKLEQQNRENENKIAELLEEMSRHSENSRSQIDELDMFSDPEAEDISIANDDEEESQAALRIIQMEYVSPEVKKSDNCGALVRVVTSDRELFNIKLEGEHILNSWEVVIDKELSEKLAAEDISNFILVDQNGDPLDLTENPTRGEQTIYVREPDAESPWSCQGTVIQRANFY; translated from the exons ATGACCTCACCTCCTTCCTGGAGAACTGGTAATACACCCCCAAAGAGTAGTGGAACGTCATCGGCAGGCAAGTCCAGCTCCAAGCTGGAACAACAAAACAGGGAAAACGAAAACAAGATTG CCGAGTTATTAGAGGAGATGTCACGTCACAGTGAGAATTCCAGGTCACAGATTGATGAATTG GATATGTTTTCGGACCCGGAGGCTGAAGATATCTCCATAGCtaatgatgatgaggaggagaGTCAGGCTGCACTGAGGATAATACAGATGGAGTATGTATCACCGGAAGTGAAGAAGTCCGACAACTGTGGGGCGCTGGTCCGTGTCGTGACTTCAGATAGAGAACTCTTCAACATCAAGCTAGAAGGAGAACACATCCTGAACTCATGGGAAGTGGTTATTGATAAGGAACTTTCAGAAAAG TTGGCTGCAGAGGATATTTCCAATTTCATACTGGTGGACCAAAACGGTGATCCCTTGGATTTGACGGAGAACCCCACCCGTGGCGAACAGACAATCTATGTTAGGGAACCTGACGCAGAAAGTCCCTGGAGTTGTCAGGGCACTGTTATACAGAGAGCTAATTTTTACTAG
- the LOC117343854 gene encoding uncharacterized protein LOC117343854 has translation MEHAILKCRIAAKNETRVRSRKESEMDEFKKDGDPSKVMDMMKKIQENNFKGKSKRSITIKDRKSDLKDVCNVEEKSDGTEKETSEEKSLPGENEEIIPEQNDSFRKDMTHDIKKWKKGRHDQKNDYRKNLSDGAQQTPAFQDNRFASTGRFHGDVTMEEEETPVKELMHFPMENEHAFESMQSNCSMFSMDFRTEKIEGNWRKDDGDKDDNKMEKTDEAKPEKSFVDDVDLLSSESLGCESLLGKQLHVDSLNEEDQIPPVEFNSDKDCTANLHSADFDNISELLKEDIDRDVDSSLSMDKNGKLTLDKLDSLSSEYLEVNLEKEFELLNGCQDGNRQTNLQFSDSDTLLEKEQFVEKEMDLKLQEETEVSGENVCIEDESNITEYELEVDLESFSQKSSKQLSKCGRDLKDITNSLLMMTDRTSHQCTKGLDRATAVPLLKGDSLDTQLSDLGELKEMTSQWLVTLSDLLMEKEQLDLGLDTLADLQSKVSQGLEVQSRERRNMKKKVKQLKVLCLEMLDSKTLDKPANRIIPPGITTNKKFLRMVVAIEKLPWTNGRQLHRHCSVLPPSGHWTSQGVRYKGDNLKKQPTDSGSGRHGNGHQGNWGNQKSSKDGNGNKGGDKENTRNFEDEKDIDEQEHPPEENNNETSSAESPSDTMAPLPNHKSRKKDDSEEEKKMKTFNMLAALKEDIPPDIMKEIGKCLVACLNSRKIGGSDVISDCSICAFLFSLISHFGNCPSDYNSCDMCQRAFCLVSKHLQLCMECQITETEPICPLPICQKIKHKFKKHPEKISRRGKELWPKLKKYLARFSRGSEDVGLDMPVDEGDDYFSLTSIPLSSLSSLGSSTGGLPLSRPPRTSRTSVIFQPNLESISENTITGRPTGSRSEPLARRTETGEIIYQRPGIRQNRPSRLSFTEENRSPYSNQSKSAPLVKKTEDGKTVFEQDVEALPKPLRPDRKVSFSTTKSEVFSTRSLPSPEEKLESLVENAQYTSLNAEKVYGDDRTSSLPLNFFPPENAGDQLTSVQMRPMGYPGIGEVVYAPKDHLRYVARHWKKVKEDYGRNKTAEKKHLREEGVVLTENKEKFSIFRTRYQKNFQWIRLTHLGTGMSGKCHLAQDYNTDFKFCIKKIHILKFEERELDIWSDLSHQNIVQLYGAIRHGHNIYIFEEFIDGGCLTETINLQKETGHRLSHWTALNYLQQILQVLVYLERRSIIHEDIKADNILLRKDTTQVVVSDFGVARRLEHVLREASPVGTPTSFSPEKAQGQGHGARSDVWAAVCTLIHMLSGWPPWVRRYEGVATLNFIIVEREPPLKDLPANVSRDVYNLVEHALKKDPKVRPSASKLLQHEAFKLLTGTPETFVSVLESPLNTNINISDDLDKALIEKFKDQYQPSNVLPCAGTMTPNSTESPQGSCMAGNEILTSVGRVTPCDPPNILPEAMFPILRDVTVLGVMGPPSPAKYIETDPFVFLRRYVDDSDVSTENFEQKFKNLLEHYKPEPDKESDSGEDDIEKTLSVFDRGFVNIPDLEMLLENAMQDHGTQGRASIPDVVHQMHDEALRQNMKETSGEVINRTSEQLQTSYGYPTEQEREEMEGTQFQETDPNDIPNFGTLLGENQPSHNINSNLPTVLFSLEDIPTITGQELSSGGNSLKEGSESSEEQRLWDSRKSSTERSRFSEEEGSLKEILSFPKDTSPSGVPYCQNPPLNVMPDLEALMASIALIQNENSSIPMDDLFCSGDEETPESPNKGKGQSQCSW, from the exons ATGGAGCATGCAATATTGAAATGTAGGATTGCTGCGAAGAATGAAACACGTGTAAGGTCTAGGAAAGAATCCGAAATGGATGAGTTTAAAAAAGATGGTGATCCGTCAAAGGTTATGGACATGATGAAGAAAATTCAGGAAAACAATTTCAAAGGAAAGTCAAAACGCAGCATTACCATCAAAGACAGAAAGTCTGATTTAAAAGATGTATGTAATGTTGAGGAAAAATCTGATGGAACAGAAAAGGAAACATCCGAAGAAAAGTCTTTGCCTGGAGAGAATGAGGAAATTATTCCAGAGCAAAATGATAGTTTTAGAAAGGACATGACTCATGACATTAAGAAATGGAAGAAAGGACGGCATGATCAAAAGAATGACTACAGAAAAAATTTGAGTGATGGAGCACAACAAACACCAGCATTTCAAGATAACAG atTTGCATCAACTGGTCGTTTCCATGGTGATGTCACGATGGAGGAGGAAGAAACTCCCGTCAAAGAACTGATGCATTTTCCCATGGAGAACGAACACGCATTTGAAAGCATGCAGTCAAATTGTTCCATGTTTTCCATGGACTTCAGGACAGAAAAGATTGAAGGAAATTGGAGAAAAGATGATGGTGACAAGGATGACAACAAAATGGAGAAAACGGATGAAGCAAAACCAGAGAAAAGTTTTGTTGACGATGTCGATTTGCTGTCCTCTGAAAGCTTAGGATGTGAGAGTCTTCTTGGAAAACAGTTGCATGTTGATAGTTTGAATGAAGAGGACCAAATCCCTCCTGTGGAATTTAACTCCGACAAAGACTGTACAGCGAACCTCCATTCTGCAGATTTTGATAACATATCTGAATTGTTAAAAGAAGATATAGACAGAGATGTTGATTCTAGTCTCAGCATGGACAAAAATGGCAAATTGACTCTGGACAAATTAGATAGTTTGTCTTCTGAATATTTGGAAGTAAATTTGGAAAAAGAATTTGAGCTGCTGAATGGCTGTCAGGATGGAAATAGACAGACAAACCTGCAATTTTCTGATTCAGATACTTTGCTTGAGAAAGAACAGTTTGTCGAGAAGGAGATGGATCTGAAACTGCAGGAAGAAACTGAAGTTTCTGGGGAAAATGTCTGCATAGAAGATGAAAGTAACATCACAGAGTATGAGCTTGAGGTTGACCTTGAGTCATTTTCACAGAAGAGTTCCAAACAGTTGAGTAAATGTGGACGAGATCTAAAAGATATTACAAACTCTCTCCTGATGATGACTGACAGAACTTCCCATCAGTGTACCAAAG GGTTGGACAGAGCTACTGCAGTTCCCTTATTGAAAGGGGACAGTCTTGACACACAGCTTTCAGACTTAGGAGAGCTGAAAGAAATGACATCCCAATGGCTGGTTACATTAAGTGATTTACTTATGGAGAAAGAACAACTGGACTTGGGTTTAGATACTTTGGCAGATCTGCAGTCCAAAGTTTCTCAAG GGCTTGAAGTGCAGTCTAGAGAAAGAAGGAATATGAAGAAGAAAGTGAAGCAGCTTAAAGTCCTGTGTCTGGAAATGTTGGATTCCAAAACATTGGATAAACCAGCCAATCGGATTATTCCACCTGGAATAACAACCAATAAGAAGTTTCTGCGCATGGTTGTAGCTATTGAGAAACTTCCTTGGACAAATGGAAGACAGTTGCACAGACATTGCTCTGTATTGCCCCCTAGTGGACACTGGACCTCACAAGGTGTTCgatacaagggagataacttgaaAAAGCAACCAACCGATTCTGGAAGTGGTCGCCATGGAAATGGACACCAGGGTAATTGGGGTAATCAA AAATCTTCAAAAGATGGAAATGGAAACAAAGGAGGTGACAAAGAAAACACAAGGAACTTTGAAGATGAAAAAGACATTGATGAACAG GAACATCCTCCGGAAGAAAACAACAATGAGACGTCTAGTGCTGAGAGCCCGTCTGACACTATGGCTCCTCTACCCAACCACAAGTCTCGTAAAAAGGATGATTCTGAGGAAGAGAAGAAAATGAAAACTTTCAACATGCTAGCTGCATTGAAGGAG GACATACCACCTGATATTATGAAGGAAATAGGTAAATGTTTGGTGGCGTGCTTGAATTCACGAAAAATTGGAGGAAGTGATGTCATTTCAGATTGCAGCATCTGTGCTTTCCTATTTTCCCTCATCAGCCATTTTGGTAATTGCCCAAGTGACTACAACTCTTGTGACATGTGCCAGCGAGCATTCTGTTTGGTCTCCAAACATTTGCAGTTATGTATGGAATGTCAAATCACTGAAACAGAACCAATTTGTCCGTTACCAATCTGTCAAAAAATCAAGCACAAATTCAAGAAACACCCAGAGAAAATATCTCGGCGTGGCAAGGAACTTTGGccaaaattgaagaaatatctTGCTCGATTTTCTCGTGGCTCAGAGGATGTGGGTCTAGATATGCCAGTGGATGAGGGGGATGATTATTTCAGCTTGACAAGTATTCCTTTATCAAGTCTGAGTTCTCTTGGGAGTAGCACTGGGGGGTTGCCATTATCAAGACCGCCACGTACATCCAGAACCAGTGTCATATTCCAACCAAACTTAGAAAGTATTTCAGAAAACACGATAACTGGTCGACCAACTGGATCCCGATCAGAGCCACTTGCTAGAAGGACAGAAACAGGAGAAATCATTTATCAAAGACCAGGTATTCGTCAAAATCGTCCATCAAGGTTGTCTTTTACTGAGGAAAACAGATCTCCTTATTCAAATCAGTCAAAATCAGCTCCACTGGTTAAAAAAACTGAAGACGGTAAAACGGTTTTTGAACAAGATGTTGAGGCACTTCCAAAACCTTTGCGTCCAGATCGTAAAGTGTCCTTCAGCACTACGAAGTCAGAGGTTTTCTCTACAAGGTCTTTACCGTCACCGGAAGAAAAGCTTGAAAGTCTTGTTGAAAATGCTCAATATACGTCTCTTAATGCAGAGAAAGTTTACGGAGATGATCGAACAAGTAGTCTTCCTCTAAATTTTTTTCCTCCGGAAAATGCCGGCGACCAGTTGACATCGGTCCAGATGAGACCAATGGGATACCCGGGGATCGGAGAAGTTGTTTATGCACCTAAGGATCATTTGAGATATGTAGCACGGCATTGGAAGAAGGTTAAAGAGGATTACGGGAGAAACAAAACAGCTGAGAAGAAACATTTACGAGAGGAAGGGGTCGTTCTCACAGAAAATAAG GAGAAATTTTCCATTTTCCGGACACGATATCAGAAAAATTTTCAGTGGATCCGCCTGACACATTTAGGAACTGGAATGTCTGGCAAATGTCACCTGGCACAGGACTACAACACAGACTTTAAATTCTGTATCAAGAAG ATACACATTCTCAAGTTTGAGGAACGTGAACTTGATATCTGGAGCGATCTTTCGCACCAAAATATTGTCCAACTTTATGGGGCAATCCGTCATGGACACAACATCTACATATTTGAGGAGTTTATTGATG GAGGGTGTCTTACCGAAACTATCAATCTTCAGAAGGAGACAGGACATCGACTGAGTCACTGGACTGCATTGAACTATCTACAGCAGATCCTTCAGGTTCTGGTTTACCTGGAGAGAAGATCTATCATTCACGAGGACATCAAAG CCGACAACATACTCCTACGAAAGGACACTACACAAGTAGTCGTATCAGATTTTGGAGTAGCACGCCGCTTGGAACATGTCTTAAGAGAGGCCAGTCCTGTTGGAACTCCAACTAGCTTCAGTCCGGAAAAAGCccagggtcaaggtcatggaGCAAGGTCAGATGTGTGGGCAGCAGTCTGCACCCTCATCCACATGTTGAGTGGTTGGCCCCCGTGGGTCAGGCGATATGAAGGCGTCGCTACTCTCAATTTCATC ATTGTGGAGCGAGAACCGCCTCTGAAAGACCTTCCTGCCAATGTAAGCCGAGATGTGTACAACTTAGTAGAGCATGCCTTGAAGAAAGATCCAAAGGTCCGTCCTTCGGCCAGCAAATTATTACAACACGAGGCCTTTAAGTTACTCACAG GAACCCCAGAAACTTTTGTTTCAGTGCTGGAATCTCCCCTCAACaccaatatcaacatttctgaTGATTTGGATAAAGCGCTCATCGAGAAGTTCAAAGATCAGTATCAGCCAAGCAATGTTTTGCCATGTGCTGGTACCATGACACCAAACTCGACTGAATCACCTCAAGGTTCCTGCATGGCTGGCAATGAAATTCTGACATCCGTCGGAAGGGTTACTCCATGTGATCCTCCAAATATTCTCCCTGAGGCAATGTTCCCAATTCTCCGAGATGTAACAGTCCTTGGAGTGATGGGACCTCCTTCTCCAGCCAAGTACATCGAGACAGATCCATTTGTATTTTTACGACGGTATGTTGATGATAGTGATGTATCTACAGAAAATTTCGAACAGAAATTTAAGAATCTTCTTGAGCACTATAAACCAGAGCCAGATAAAGAGTCAGATTCAGGCGAGGACGATATAGAGAAAACTCTCAGTGTTTTTGACAGAGGCTTTGTCAATATTCCTGATCTAGAGATGTTACTGGAAAATGCAATGCAAGATCACGGTACGCAAGGACGTGCATCTATTCCTGATGTGGTACACCAGATGCATGATGAAGCCTTAAGGCAAAATATGAAGGAAacatcaggggaggtaatcaacAGGACCTCTGAACAACTACAAACCAGTTATGGATATCCTACAGAACAGGAAAGGGAAGAAATGGAGGGGACACAGTTCCAAGAGACAGATCCTAATGATATACCCAACTTTGGAACCCTTCTCGGTGAAAACCAGCCAAGTCACAACATCAACTCGAACTTGCCAACAGTTCTCTTCTCCCTGGAGGACATACCGACTATCACAGGTCAGGAATTGTCTTCTGGAGGAAATTCTCTAAAAGAAGGAAGTGAATCCAGTGAGGAACAAAGATTATGGGATTCCCGGAAAAGTTCCACAGAAAGAAGCCGCTTTTCTGAAGAAGAAGGAAgtttaaaagaaattttatcTTTTCCAAAGGACACTTCGCCTTCAGGGGTTCCTTACTGTCAAAATCCTCCACTAAATGTCATGCCAGATTTGGAAGCCTTGATGGCATCGATAGCTTTAATCCAAAATGAAAACTCTTCTATCCCTATGGATGATTTGTTTTGTTCTGGCGACGAAGAAACTCCAGAATCTCCAAATAAAGgcaaaggtcaaagtcaatgTTCATGGTAG